The genomic region ACCAGGAAGAGGTGAAATGCACACCGGTCGGTCTCGGCGAGACCCATTCCCAACCCAGTCCTTCTTCAGGCGCTGAGGCAGGCAGCGCACTCATAAAAGGAAGCCGGGGAACTTCCACTTTTACGGGTCCGGAGGCGGTTCCACAACCATAGAGAACATAACCGATCACTAAGACGGGCAGAAGGCGGAGGGAGTTCAGTTTGAAAGACACAGTGTTTCTCCGGGAAATACTAAAAAATTTTAAGTATAATTGGCTAATAATACAGCTAAATTCATGCTTTTTCAAATCGGGTCCACTCTTCTGTGCTATGATTAATCACTACGTCACACTGGTAAAAATCGTTGGTGAACTCGGCAGCCACCTGCCCGGAAGCCGGTTTGTGGGGGCCATCAGTTTCAGGAAAAATGAATTTCATCTTCTTTTTTCGGGGAACCGGTCTGTCGGCGTGTACCTGTACCCTTCCCGCCCTTTTCTGTTTCTGGATGCTCATCCCGGACTCCCGGGTAAAAATGTGGCTCATTTCTTTGAAACGGCCATCGGTCAGGAAGTTCAATCGGTTTCCATCCATGAATCGGACAGACAGGTTGCCATCCACCTCAGCAATGGATTCACGCTGGTCATCCGCGTATACTCTGCCTCAAGCGGAACCGGACTTTATCAGCAAAATCAGTTAATTGAAAGCATCCGGACCGTTGAACCACTTTTATTGCCGGATGTCTGGATCAATCCTCTGGATCACCAGAATCTTTGGCCATTTCTTATCACCAGTTTCCAGAATCTGTTAAAACGATTCTCGCCAGCAATCACCGGTGAAACACCCCCTCTTTCCGATCTGAGACCTTGGGATCATTACCGGATCTATGGCCACCCCGATAAACCCGATTCCCTTTTGATTTCGCCTTTGGGAATTTCGGGGCTCAGGGAAATCCGGTTAATTACTGATGGCAGCCGTGAGCTCAGGAAGGCTGAACTGGGACGACGTCAGGCCGATGAATTCAAGAACCGGAAAGCACAGGCCATCAGGCAGGTACAGGATCGGTTAAGCCGGCTCAAACAAACCATTCTTCAGCTTTCATCTTTTCTGGAAGATGATTCAAAACATACTGCTGAAGCTCACCTGGGACATTTGCTTCAGTCCTTTCCCGATCAGGAACTCCGTGGACTTGAATCGGTCCGCATTTCTGACTGGACCACTGACCAACAGGAACCCAGGCTGATCAGACTGAATCCGACCCTAACCATCCGTGAAAATGCGGTACGGTTTTTTGACCGGTCTAAACGGATGAAGCAAACCCTGGGGGAAAAAAAACTGATTCTGAAGAAAACCATTGAGTCGGTTTATCAGATTGAACAGCTTCTTGCTCAACTGAACAATACTGAAAATGGACGGGAACTTCAGTCATTGCTCAAACAACTCCCCATGCAAACCGGTCCGACACCTTCAGGAGATGCACCGGAACCTTTTCACCGGTTTCCATCGAAATTCGGATATGAAATACTGGTCGGCAAACATGCGAAGGGCAATGATTTTCTGCTGAGCAAAGTGGCTGGTAAGAATGACATCTGGTTTCATTGCCGCGGTGATTCGGGAAGTCATGTGATTCTGCCCAACCGGCAACCCGTCTATCCGGGAAAAGCACAACTTGAGGAAGCAGCCGCGTTGGCCGCCTGGTTTTCCAGACAGCAAAAGTCGGATTGGGTTCCGGTCAGCTACACATTTGTCAAATACGTCAGAAAACCCAGACAGGCGGCACCGGGTGCCGTGATTATTGAACGGGAAGAAGTGCTGTTCGTTTCTCCCCGTGCGTCCTCCTGAGTGTTACTTCTGGTTTGAGGAATAATAGTAGTAGTAGTTCCCCTGACTGGACAGGTGGTTTTTCCTGACTTTATTCAATACAACACCCAGAACCTTCGGTCCAAACCGGTTTGCGATAGTACGGTATTGCCGGATAAAATCACGCTTATTCACCAGCTCGGCACCACTCACATAGATCAGTCCATCGGCATGCTCTGCATAGATGTACACATCACCCACCGAGAGGGATGGAGGCGCATCCATGATGATATAGTCGTACTGGGCCCGGAACTTATTAATATGGCTCATGAACTCTTCACTTGAGATCAACGGAACCGGAGAAACCGGAATCGTACCGGAAGCGATGACATCAAAAGTAGCTGAGTGAAAGGATTCTACTTTCTGAACGCCGGACAGGTCACCGTTAAGAATAAGCTCGGTCAGACCGGGGAATTTACGGATTGGAAGGTGTTTGTCAACCGTCGGACGGCGCAAGTCACCATCAATCAAAAGAACTTTATAACCCAGGTCAGCCAGTGAGCCAGCCATGAGGATTCCGGTAAAGGTCTTCCCTTCCTGCGGAATGGTACTGGTGGTCAGCAGGAAAAGGCCATTTTCGCGACCTTTACGGTTCAGAATATAATTGATATTAATCGATATCTGACGGTGCATTTCCTGAACAATGGCAGAGATATCCTTAATGAGGTTGCCGGTAGCCAGGCGTTCCTCATCCACTGGCACCTGACCCAGAATCTGAATGTTCAGTTTTTCAAGATCATCCAGTTTGTGAATCCGGTTATCCATCTTTTTAAGACCGATCGACAGACCCAGTCCAACCAGTAATCCAAGAACCGTCAGTAAGGAAACCATTCTGGCGCGCTGAGGCTCAACAGCAACAAAATCGGGGATGGCAAGGTCAATCACCTTGATATTGGTGTTGATCTGCAATTCAGAAATGATGGCTTCCTGATATTTTTTCTCCAGGATCAGATACAATTCTTCGGCAGACCGTCTTGCTCTTTCCAGGCGGGCATACTCAACATTTTTTGTCGGAATGGCCTGAAAACGTTTTTCATAATCGGCTAACAGGGTCTGTAATTTTTCAATCTTAAAGTTCTCAATGACGATTGATACGGTTCCAACAGCGATTTTATTCTGATTTTGCCGAACCAATTCCATGGTATTGCTGCCTGGCAACTCACTCTGGATGGATTCTTCTATACGTTTTTCCAGCAGTTCACGAAGATTTTTGGCTTCACGCTCAAGACGTTCCATTTCGGCTTTTGCGGCTGGAGCGGCCGTATCAAGCGTCGCACGCTGTATATCGCGACGGCTTTCCGTTTCGGCAATTTTTTGCTGAAGGATTCTGATGTAGGAATCAGAATAGCCGCTGAATTCAACCGAACTTGATGGTTGAAGCGTTTTAAGTTGTTCACGGGCTATCCGGATTTCTTCCTCAAAAATTCCAATCTGTAAACGGGACTCATTGATGCGGGCTTCAAGAGAAGCAATGTTGCTCACCACATTTTGTGATTCACTCGAAACGGTCACAATCCCACTCTGGACCATGTAGGTCTGAATATCATTCTCACTTTTCCGGAGGTCCTGAGCTTTTTCATCCAACTGTGTTTTGATGAAGTTTTTCACAATGGATTGAGTGGTCCGGTTGTTGGTAAGGTCATTGACGATATACACATTCGCAAGAATGTTCGCGATGATGGCTGCCTCTTCCGGATCGGAACTCATGAAGGAAATATTGATAATGTCGAGTGCCCGGGGAGAGGTGGCGTTTCTGTTAAGAAGGACGGTTCCGAGTACTGAATAGGGGTTCCCTGTTCCCTGAATGGTTGAAAAAAGAGGAAAACGGGCGAGGGCCGGATTAACCCGAAGGCTTTCTGCCATGGCTGTCACCACCAGTTCGCCGAACTGGCGGGACCGGATCAGTTCGAGTTCATTGCCAAGCGCCCGGCTTTGGTTTGATCCGAAATTGCCCGAAAACAAGGACACTTCCTGAGTGGTTTTTCCATACAGCAACCGGACCGTTGATAAGTACACGTTCGGCTGATAGTAGTAGTAGATATAGCTGACGGTAAATGCCAGAACGGTGGAGGAAATGATAATCCATTTCCACCTCCTGACAGAATCCAGAAAATCTTCAATGGTAAGAAATTCGGTTCCGGTGGTCTGGTTTGTCGGTATTTGTTCGTTACGTTGTTCCATCAGCTCTTAAGATATTGGTTCAATTTCCTGTTGATTCAACCGGTAGGCCTGACCGCAGGACCTGCAGGTCGCCGGGAAGGTTTCCGGTAATTTAACTCCGCACTGGCACATCCATCCGCGCTGTCTGGCCGGATTTCCGGTCATTAGTGCATAGGCAGGCACTGACCGTGTGACCACAGCCCCGGCTCCGATAAAGCAAAAACGACCCAGCGTTATGCCACAAACAATGGTCGCATTGGCACCGATACTGGCCCCTTTCCGGACCAATGTGGTCTTATACTCTTCCTTTCGGGAAACGGCAGATCTGGGGTTGATCACATTGGTGAACACCATGGATGGTCCCAGAAACACGTCATCCTCACAAATAACACCGGTGTAAACAGATACATTGTTTTGAATTTTAACATTCCGTCCAAGTCTGACACCGGGAGAAATCACCACATTTTGACCGATATTACAATTCTCGCCGATCACCGAATCCTTCATTATATGACTGAAGTGCCAGATTTTGGTTCCGGGGCCGATTTCACAAGGCAGATCGACATAGGAGGACTCGTGAATAAAAACCTGATCCAATTGGGGTGATTTCATGACATTGGGTGCAAAACTGTTAAAGTTAGCCGATGAATCAGGCAGACTCAACCGGACCGGTGGTTCTGTGCGCCTGATCAAAAAGGAAACAACCGGCTCCGGCCAGGGTGGAAAAGCCAAGATTGAGCAGGTGAACCAGGGTTGCAAAGCTGACGGCCTCGGCCTGATTCACCCCGAAAATCTGAATGAGAGCCATGCTGCAGAACCAATGATAGGTACCGGTTCCACCCGGTGATGGAATCACCATTCCGATCGCAGCTATGGCCATAACAGCCATTCCTGCAGGGAATCCCAGATTGGCCGATTGCTGAAAGGGAAATGCAAACATCGGCAACCAGGTTCCTGCAATGTAAAGAAGGAAAATCAACAGGGATGATACCAGAATGGCTGGTAAGAAATGACCATTCCGCAGGGCAGAAACACCCTCAAGAAACCTTCCGGAAAGGTCACCGATTTTTGCACTTAGTCTGCTGCCCAACCATCTGGTAAACCAATGAATCAACACTTTCGATTTTTCAACCGGGAGCAAGGTGAGAACCAGCAGCATTCCGACCAGCGAGACAGTTAACACGCCGGCTCCGACACCCAGACCGGGAAAATGGCGGTCAATGTCCTCGGAAAACCACAGCATGGAAAGACCAAACACGACAAGAAGAATCAATGAATCGATCAGGCGCTCCAGAACAACTGTACCGAGTACATGAGTCTGGGACCGGTTGGTCATTCTTCCAAGATAAATGGCCTTGGCCAGTTCCCCGCCCCGGGGCAATGCATTATTGACTGCATACCCCACCATGGTGGAACTGAAATACGGATAGAGCCTATCCGATTCCGCATCGTGCCCGAAAAACAACCGCCACCGCCACGCCCGGACGTAATGACTGAGAACCATCACCACAGTGGTGGGTACCAGCCACCACCAGTTAACCGAACTGAGGATATTGGTAATGGTGGATAAATCCATGCCATAAAAGGCCGCATAAAGCGTAACCGCTGAAATGAGGGCTCCCAGGAGGAGTTGAAACAGGCGGTTTTTCATTCAGCGGAGATCAATCACATCAACGCCTTTGGGCGGTGTAAACTGAAACCACTGATCGGGCAGTCCGGAGTTGATCTGCAACTGCCTGAGGCGGTAAGTGGTGGTTGACCCGTTAATATCGGTCACTTCCACCTGACGAATAAACCATTCCTTCTCATCTGCCCAAAGGGACATGGCCTGAATAAAATTGTCGGGATTTTTCGGAGTGAGGTTCAGCTTCCATGTCACCATGCCACCAATGGTTTCCCGGCCAACGACAGTCATGATAAAGTCCTTTGGGAATTCCAGAAAAAACCGGGAAGGAGACAATTCAGAGCTGGTTGGATCAAAATGATCAATGATCACTTTCTCATTAAAAACCGAATAAGTCCAGGCAGTTTTTCCATCGGTCACCAGAATCTGTTCTTCGGTTTCAAGCCTGAGCTTATCCTGTTTCTTGACCGAGATCCGGCCGGTGAGTTTCTGGTTCAGCCGGGTAACCTTATAACTGACCATCTGGTCAAAGTCTGCAGACGCATCTTTGATGGAATCATAGGCTTTTCTGACTTTTTCGAGAACATCACTGGCATTCTGAGCCTGAAAGAAGGCCAGTACACCCGAGATCATTAAAGTGGTAAACATGGAAATCATCTGGCTTCCGCTTTATTTAATATTCAGAATATCGTTTAGAGTGTCGGGGTCATCAATCATCACCTGACGTGCTTTGGATCCATCGGGAGGTCCCACGATGCCCAGGATTTCGAGCTGGTCAATAATCCGTGCGGCCCGGGAATAACCGATTTTCAGTTTTCGCTGAAGCAGGGATGTGCTTCCCTGATTGTGCTGTACAATTACCTGTGCGGCTTCTTCAAGCATATCATCCCAATCATCCGTCTGTTCAATCTCCCCTTTTTTACCCGATGTCTTTCCGTTTTTATCGGGCGGAATGGGCAGGCGGTAGGCCGAGATGAAACCTGGCTGCCTGGCAATGTGCTCAATAATGGCCTCGCATTCCTCAGTTGAGACGAACGCATTCTGAATCCGTTCAGGTTTGGGAGATCCGCTGGGCAGGTAAAGCATATCACCATTCCCCAGCAACTGTTCGGCACCATTCATATCCAGAATGGTACGAGAATCAATTTTGCTGGTCACCTGATAGGCGATCCGTGCCGGGAAATTGGCTTTGATAATACCGGTAATCACATCAACCGACGGTCGCTGAGTGGCCACCACCAGGTGAATACCCACTGCACGGGCCAGCTGAGCCAGGCGGGCAATGGGCTCCTCCACCTCTTTTCCCGATGTCATCATCAGGTCGGCCAACTCATCAATAATCACCACAATAAATGGCAATTTGGTGTAAGGATCCCCCGCATGTGATTTTATTTCACCCGATTCCACCTTCCGGTTAAAGTCCTTCAGGTGACGAACGCCGACTTTGGCAAGCAACGTGTACCGGTCATCCATTTCCCGTTCAACTGCCCGCAGCAAGGTCACGGCCTTTGACGTATCGGTCAGAATGGGTTCATCCAGCTCGGGAAGAACAGCCAGAAAGTGCTTTTCCAACCGGCGGTAAATGGAAAGCTCAATCTTTTTCGGATCAATCATCACAAACTTGATCGTGGCCGGATGAGCAAAATACAACAAGGAACAGATAATGGTATTGATTCCGACCGATTTACCCGAACCCGTCGTTCCCGCAATCAGCAGGTGAGGGAGTTTGGCCAGGTCTTCCAGATAAATGCCATTATTGATCGTCCGGCCAAAGGCAACCGGCAACAGCATGCCGTTCTCTGCCGCTTTCTGGAATTTTTCTGACTCAAGAATTTCCCGTAAGAAAACATGAACCGATTTTTTGTTGGGAATTTCAACCCCGACCACCGGTTTTCCCGGGATGGGCGCCATGATGCGGATTCCACGTGCAGCCATGGCCAGCGCAATATCATCGGCCAGGGCGGTAATGCGACTCACCTTGATTCCCTCTGCCGGTTTTATTTCGAAAAGGGTCACCCGGGGGCCGACGGTCACCTCTGGTTTGCCATCAATCTGAATCCCATAGGTTGAAAGTTTGTGAACAAGCTTGCGGGCATTCTCTTCGAGTTCAAGCGGATCAATAACGTTGGTAACGGTATTCGGATTGATCTGCAGGAGATCGAGTCCGGGTTTCCGGTATCCGAATTTGAAAATCGGATCGCGGGGAAGTTCTGCTTTCTGTTCCTCTACCGTGGGTTTCAGAATCAGTTCGATTTCCTGTTCGCCATCCACCGCAACCGGAATGGTTTGCACTGCACCGGGGTGAGACTCAGGTTCCGGCTCTCTGATTGGTTTGGGTTCTGATGAAAGGGGTGGCGGAACCGGGGGTTCAGAATGAACCGTTTCGGATCTGGTTACCGGCGGAGTTATCGTTTTTTCTGCGACAGGTTCTTCCCTTTTTTCGGGAGTGTGGGGAACCGAAGTTGTTTCCTTTTCGGGCTCCTTAACAAAGGCCCTGAAAAAGGTCAGACCTTGTTTTTCCTGAGAAGGAGATCCGGCGGGTGTCTCGGGACGAGAGTCCTCGGTGACCACGGGTGCCGGACCGGATTCCATTGTTCCGGATTCCTCAGGTTTTTCAGATTCCGGTCCAACCGGGATAAAATTCTCGGCTTCGGTACGAAACTCATCGGTGTGAAGCACCACTTCGGGCGGGGCAACGGATTCTTCTCTGGGTGGAAGAATCTCTTCAAGCGGTATACCAATCGGTTTTGATGCCTTGCGAA from Bacteroidota bacterium harbors:
- a CDS encoding polysaccharide biosynthesis tyrosine autokinase — encoded protein: MEQRNEQIPTNQTTGTEFLTIEDFLDSVRRWKWIIISSTVLAFTVSYIYYYYQPNVYLSTVRLLYGKTTQEVSLFSGNFGSNQSRALGNELELIRSRQFGELVVTAMAESLRVNPALARFPLFSTIQGTGNPYSVLGTVLLNRNATSPRALDIINISFMSSDPEEAAIIANILANVYIVNDLTNNRTTQSIVKNFIKTQLDEKAQDLRKSENDIQTYMVQSGIVTVSSESQNVVSNIASLEARINESRLQIGIFEEEIRIAREQLKTLQPSSSVEFSGYSDSYIRILQQKIAETESRRDIQRATLDTAAPAAKAEMERLEREAKNLRELLEKRIEESIQSELPGSNTMELVRQNQNKIAVGTVSIVIENFKIEKLQTLLADYEKRFQAIPTKNVEYARLERARRSAEELYLILEKKYQEAIISELQINTNIKVIDLAIPDFVAVEPQRARMVSLLTVLGLLVGLGLSIGLKKMDNRIHKLDDLEKLNIQILGQVPVDEERLATGNLIKDISAIVQEMHRQISININYILNRKGRENGLFLLTTSTIPQEGKTFTGILMAGSLADLGYKVLLIDGDLRRPTVDKHLPIRKFPGLTELILNGDLSGVQKVESFHSATFDVIASGTIPVSPVPLISSEEFMSHINKFRAQYDYIIMDAPPSLSVGDVYIYAEHADGLIYVSGAELVNKRDFIRQYRTIANRFGPKVLGVVLNKVRKNHLSSQGNYYYYYSSNQK
- a CDS encoding N-acetyltransferase, encoding MKSPQLDQVFIHESSYVDLPCEIGPGTKIWHFSHIMKDSVIGENCNIGQNVVISPGVRLGRNVKIQNNVSVYTGVICEDDVFLGPSMVFTNVINPRSAVSRKEEYKTTLVRKGASIGANATIVCGITLGRFCFIGAGAVVTRSVPAYALMTGNPARQRGWMCQCGVKLPETFPATCRSCGQAYRLNQQEIEPIS
- a CDS encoding DNA translocase FtsK, whose protein sequence is MIYTILGGIGGTLLILTGLFILVVLFIDLDLKATASRIQGWLTSKSKIVVKQDEPVADETEQDTEEEDQSPPWDPPVTRSQPAPPPPPVIQEEPKPVTTVRKASKPIGIPLEEILPPREESVAPPEVVLHTDEFRTEAENFIPVGPESEKPEESGTMESGPAPVVTEDSRPETPAGSPSQEKQGLTFFRAFVKEPEKETTSVPHTPEKREEPVAEKTITPPVTRSETVHSEPPVPPPLSSEPKPIREPEPESHPGAVQTIPVAVDGEQEIELILKPTVEEQKAELPRDPIFKFGYRKPGLDLLQINPNTVTNVIDPLELEENARKLVHKLSTYGIQIDGKPEVTVGPRVTLFEIKPAEGIKVSRITALADDIALAMAARGIRIMAPIPGKPVVGVEIPNKKSVHVFLREILESEKFQKAAENGMLLPVAFGRTINNGIYLEDLAKLPHLLIAGTTGSGKSVGINTIICSLLYFAHPATIKFVMIDPKKIELSIYRRLEKHFLAVLPELDEPILTDTSKAVTLLRAVEREMDDRYTLLAKVGVRHLKDFNRKVESGEIKSHAGDPYTKLPFIVVIIDELADLMMTSGKEVEEPIARLAQLARAVGIHLVVATQRPSVDVITGIIKANFPARIAYQVTSKIDSRTILDMNGAEQLLGNGDMLYLPSGSPKPERIQNAFVSTEECEAIIEHIARQPGFISAYRLPIPPDKNGKTSGKKGEIEQTDDWDDMLEEAAQVIVQHNQGSTSLLQRKLKIGYSRAARIIDQLEILGIVGPPDGSKARQVMIDDPDTLNDILNIK
- a CDS encoding fibronectin/fibrinogen-binding protein, with translation MINHYVTLVKIVGELGSHLPGSRFVGAISFRKNEFHLLFSGNRSVGVYLYPSRPFLFLDAHPGLPGKNVAHFFETAIGQEVQSVSIHESDRQVAIHLSNGFTLVIRVYSASSGTGLYQQNQLIESIRTVEPLLLPDVWINPLDHQNLWPFLITSFQNLLKRFSPAITGETPPLSDLRPWDHYRIYGHPDKPDSLLISPLGISGLREIRLITDGSRELRKAELGRRQADEFKNRKAQAIRQVQDRLSRLKQTILQLSSFLEDDSKHTAEAHLGHLLQSFPDQELRGLESVRISDWTTDQQEPRLIRLNPTLTIRENAVRFFDRSKRMKQTLGEKKLILKKTIESVYQIEQLLAQLNNTENGRELQSLLKQLPMQTGPTPSGDAPEPFHRFPSKFGYEILVGKHAKGNDFLLSKVAGKNDIWFHCRGDSGSHVILPNRQPVYPGKAQLEEAAALAAWFSRQQKSDWVPVSYTFVKYVRKPRQAAPGAVIIEREEVLFVSPRASS
- a CDS encoding outer membrane lipoprotein carrier protein LolA; this translates as MISMFTTLMISGVLAFFQAQNASDVLEKVRKAYDSIKDASADFDQMVSYKVTRLNQKLTGRISVKKQDKLRLETEEQILVTDGKTAWTYSVFNEKVIIDHFDPTSSELSPSRFFLEFPKDFIMTVVGRETIGGMVTWKLNLTPKNPDNFIQAMSLWADEKEWFIRQVEVTDINGSTTTYRLRQLQINSGLPDQWFQFTPPKGVDVIDLR
- a CDS encoding flippase-like domain-containing protein, with amino-acid sequence MKNRLFQLLLGALISAVTLYAAFYGMDLSTITNILSSVNWWWLVPTTVVMVLSHYVRAWRWRLFFGHDAESDRLYPYFSSTMVGYAVNNALPRGGELAKAIYLGRMTNRSQTHVLGTVVLERLIDSLILLVVFGLSMLWFSEDIDRHFPGLGVGAGVLTVSLVGMLLVLTLLPVEKSKVLIHWFTRWLGSRLSAKIGDLSGRFLEGVSALRNGHFLPAILVSSLLIFLLYIAGTWLPMFAFPFQQSANLGFPAGMAVMAIAAIGMVIPSPGGTGTYHWFCSMALIQIFGVNQAEAVSFATLVHLLNLGFSTLAGAGCFLFDQAHRTTGPVESA